In a single window of the Bactrocera dorsalis isolate Fly_Bdor chromosome 2, ASM2337382v1, whole genome shotgun sequence genome:
- the LOC125776588 gene encoding uncharacterized protein LOC125776588: protein MSFKSNWDTKSINHYKTVQRIKKQLRQGNSAYLCNHPEIRAIIRVLIHEAINEKSENFPQFIANLFSCANTPRLIIMINEQIKVVNKELKKSRYAGFDPEMILEERESTHSLISKTSIPDSANAILKYALVLPSNGK from the exons ATGAGTTTTAAGAGTAATTGGGATACAAAATCTATAAATCATTACAAAACTGTGCAACGAATTAAAAAGCAACTTCGTCAAGGAAACTCGGCATATTTGTGTAACCATCCGGAA atcCGAGCTATAATACGAGTACTCATTCATGAGGCCATAAATGAGAAATCAGAAAATTTTCCCCAATTTATTGCCAATTTATTTAGTTGTGCGAACACGCCTCGTTTGATAATAATG ATTAACGAGCAAATAAAAGTGGTGAATAAAGAGCTTAAGAAAAGTCGTTATGCCGGATTTGATCCAGAGATGATTCTTGAAGAAAGAGAGTCAACACATTCATTAATATCTAAAACATCCATACCAGATAGTGCCaatgcaattttaaaatatgctctCGTATTACCTTCAAACGGGAAatga